Part of the Catalinimonas alkaloidigena genome is shown below.
CCTTATAATTCTGATAGATCTCTTTCAATGACTTGTTTTCATCCGTAAGTGATCTGTAAAATTTTTCAAGCGCAGGCCCGGATAAAATAGTTTCTACTACTCCTTTTCGCCCGGTATAAGCAACACCTCCGGATTCATCCAGAAAATTATGCCCCCACTCTCCCGAGATTCCCTGTCTGCCTCTGAGTACTTTTCCATTCACTACTACCCCTCCTCCTACACCTGTTCCCATAATTACACCGAACACCACATTGGCTTCAGGCATTTCTTTATTCACCACTCCCATTCTGGCTTCTGCCAGCGCAAAACAGTTCGCGTCATTAGCCATCACCACAGGTAGACTTAAGGCCTTCTGCAAATCCTCATGAAAATGCTTACCGTTGAGGCAGGTTGTATTGCTGTTTTTGTGAAGCCCTGACAGCGGATCCACCGTACCGGGAGTACCAATACCGATTTTATCAGCTTGAATGCCAGCCTCTACTGCCATCTGATCAAGCAAGGTTTTAATGCGGGAAATGATATGTTCATAACCTTTTGCCTGTTCAGTAGGGATTCTTTTCCTGAGAATTACCTCGGGATCATTTACACTTTTCAAGATTACTCCTTCTATTTTCGTCCCTCCAAGATCAATTCCCCAAAGTGGTTTCATCATTTTTAGTTTTAGTGTAGTGTTACATAATTTTAAAACTGAAAACCGTAGTCCGTAAACTGAAATGATCAGCTACAAACCCCAACCTCCCCCTTCCCTATACCAATTCCTTCTCTATCTGTTCCAGTGACTTGCCTTTAGTTTCGGGTACAAAGAACCAAACGAATATAAAGCTCAGCGCACTGATGATCGCAAATATTCCAAAGGAGAAAGCGCCCCCTTTATTTTCCAGCATCCAGGGAAAAGTTTGCGTGACCAGATAGGTAGAGCTCCAATGCAAAAACAATGACACTGACATGGCAGATCCACGGTATTTGTTAGGAAAAATTTCGGAAACCACCACCCACATTACGGCAGCATGAGTAGCAGCGAAAGAAGCGATATAACCTAATATTGAAAATAAAACACCATAACCTCCGGCAGTATCTGAAAGAAATGAAAACACGAGGAAGGTAAGTGAAACAGTCATACCTACTGACCCGGCTAGTAAAAGAGGTCTTCTACCAATCCGGTCAACCATATAGATGGCAACGAAAGTAAATGTTAAATTTACTGCTCCGATTGCCACTGTCTGGGCCAGAGCAGATTCAAGACCGGCACCTGCACTGGCAAATATATTGGGCGCATAGTAGATAATCGCGTTGATACCTACCAACTGCTGCAACATAGCAAGGACAATCCCGATCATCATTATTTTGCTCATCTTACCTTTGAACAAATCACCAAAAGCAACTT
Proteins encoded:
- a CDS encoding ROK family protein, whose protein sequence is MMKPLWGIDLGGTKIEGVILKSVNDPEVILRKRIPTEQAKGYEHIISRIKTLLDQMAVEAGIQADKIGIGTPGTVDPLSGLHKNSNTTCLNGKHFHEDLQKALSLPVVMANDANCFALAEARMGVVNKEMPEANVVFGVIMGTGVGGGVVVNGKVLRGRQGISGEWGHNFLDESGGVAYTGRKGVVETILSGPALEKFYRSLTDENKSLKEIYQNYKEGKDEAAKKTMNRLTHFFWFGNFCGDQFA